From the Ictalurus furcatus strain D&B chromosome 19, Billie_1.0, whole genome shotgun sequence genome, one window contains:
- the LOC128623164 gene encoding scavenger receptor cysteine-rich type 1 protein M130-like gives MHYTKCVCDPDLRSIRLVGSGGDCAGRLEVFHSGSWGTVCDDSWDIEDAQVVCRQLQCGVALSTHIPAWFGPGTGSIWLNEVECEGNETSLWNCRFQLCEEGDCGHQEDVGVVCSGTVNAFALSGDHEFESQRWPGVQESKIGLALRVGGSVLVDVSLCCSELCDWSCYSALVCFLMCDVCDVEHWSLRLSGVEGSCSGRLEVYHNATWGSVCDDQWNISNARVVCRQLGCGSALSADRNVSSGPGEGTIWLNRVKCRGDEIHLWDCHHSLKNHTDCSPAGVTCADISLKAQTLNCNTLISRS, from the exons ATGCATtacacaaaatgtgtgtgtgacccaGACCTCAGGTCCATCAGGCTGGTTGGTTCTGGGGGAGACTGTGCAGGAAGGCTGGAGGTTTTCCACAGTGGCTCGTGGGGGACAGTGTGTGATGACTCGTGGGATATTGAGGATGCGCAGGTGGTGTGCAGACAGTTGCAGTGTGGAGTGGCCCTCAGTACCCACATACCAGCCTGGTTTGGTCCTGGAACTGGGTCCATATGGCTGAATGAGGTGGAGTGTGAGGGGAACGAGACGTCCCTGTGGAACTGCAGATTTCAGCTGTGTGAAGAGGGTGACTGTGGACACCAGGAGGACGTAGGAGTCGTGTGCTCAGGTACAGT AAATGCGTTCGCCCTGTCTGGTGATCACGAGTTCGAATCCCAACGATGGCctggagtccaagagagcaaaattggccttGCTCTCAGGGTGGGAGGG TCAGTTCTTGTTGATGTATCATTGTGTTGTAGTGAGCTGTGTGACTGGAGCTGTTATTCAgcgttggtgtgtttcctcatgtgtgatgtgtgtgatgtagagcaCTGGTCTCTCAGGCTGAGTGGAGTAGAGGGAAGCTGCTCTGGGAGGTTGGAGGTGTATCATAACGCTACGTGGGGCTCCGTTTGTGATGATCAGTGGAACATCAGTAACGCTCGGGTGGTGTGCAGACAGCTGGGCTGTGGGTCGGCGCTGAGTGCTGATAGGAATGTTAGTTCTGGTCCTGGTGAAGGGACTATCTGGCTGAACAGAGTGAAGTGTCGAGGGGATGAGATTCACCTGTGGGACTGTCATCATTCCCTGAAGAACCACACTGACTGCTCTCCTGCTGGAGTCACCTGTGCAG ATATTAGTTTGAAAGCTCAGACCCTAAACTGTAATACACTGATCAGCAGGTCATAA
- the LOC128623165 gene encoding scavenger receptor cysteine-rich type 1 protein M130-like, whose product MVEVTVLGEWRFCRKDTHTGARLVNGPDSCSGRVELQYLREWGTVCAVGWDMRAADVLCAQLDCGSAVAVVEVDWFGEGSGHIWADVFDCQGKETHLSQCGISSWSGAACSHKHDAGVICNGSSVAFHEGRVRLSGGSECQGEVEIYFRQDWRRVLLDSWSLSEASVLCRQLGCGSVLNYRSSPSTTEHKHMCVTGFSCSGSEALLGNCSSAQPVNCSSGEQLYITCSGNTYE is encoded by the exons ATGGTGGAAGTCACTGTGCTGGGAGAGTGGAGGTTCTGCAGGAAGGACA CTCACACAGGGGCGCGGCTGGTGAACGGACCGGACTCCTGTTCTGGTCGAGTGGAGCTCCAGTACCTCAGGGAGTGGGGCACAGTTTGTGCTGTAGGCTGGGATATGAGAGCTGCAGATGTTCTCTGTGCACAGCTGGATTGTGGGAGTGCTGTGGCTGTGGTGGAAGTGGACTGGTTTGGGGAGGGGAGTGGCCACATCTGGGCTGATGTGTTTGATTGTCAGGGGAAGGAGACACACCTATCACAATGTGGCATCTCATCATGGAGTGGAGCTGCATGCTCTCATAAACACGATGCTGGAGTCATCTGTAATG GATCATCCGTGGCGTTTCATGAGGGGCGAGTGCGGTTGTCTGGAGGGAGCGAGTGTCAGGGGGAGGTGGAGATTTATTTCAGGCAGGACTGGAGGAGAGTTCTCCTGGACTCGTGGAGTCTGTCTGAGGCGTCTGTGCTCTGCAGACAGCTGGGCTGTGGCTCCGTGCTGAACTACCGCTCCTCTCCATCCAccactgaacacaaacacatgtgtgTAACGGGTTTCAGCTGCTCTGGGAGTGAAGCTCTTCTGGGGAACTGCAGCAGTGCACAACCTGTCAACTGCAGCTCCGGGGAACAGCTGTACATCACCTGCTCAGGTAACACCTACGAATGA